The genomic region GATGGACTTGAGTTTAGACAACAAGCAAGAAGGAACTTTCTCTGGCAGAGAGATGAGAGCTTCCTAAAATCAACCACATAAAAATGGAGTCAGTAAGACTTTTCAACTTGAAATCAAATGAAGCTTAAACTTAGAACAATCAATACCTGATTAAACTCAAGTTTTTCTAGTTCAGGCAAACTTGAGAGTAAAGTTTCAAGTCCCTTTTCCCATTGATCATAGTATGGGCGTAGATCATTAGAACAATGTATCTTCAATTTGACCAAGTTAGCAAAAACAGGAAGCGGTTCACAGCTTAAAAGAAGCTATGGCAGTCACAAAATTTGCAGTGTGTTAGTAGACTGTAAAGTATCTAAAAATCTAGACAAGGCAACAAGCAATAAGTTTTGTACTAGAAACAAGGTGAAAGAAGATGTGAAGAGACAAACCTCGAGAGAAGTATCCGACAGAATAAGTGAACGAACATTACAAATCCCTCTAAAAAAAGTAGATCCATCAATTTCAAGACTGTTGGATATATCGATATCAGCTTTGACAAGAGATTGCAGATTCTGCAGTGAATACCCTGCTACTAATTCGTCGTCGTACTCCAGGTAGACTAGATTTGGGGCATCGATCGTTATCCAACCATAGTCACTTTGATAGGTGTAAAGTAGAGTCAATCTCTTGAGCAAATGAtgtgaaatattgaagttgCTTATATTGCTCATGAGAAATTTCTCTATCACCAAATCTTCAAGACTGGTGCAGCCGGATAATAGACTTTTAACTGAATCATCATTCAAAAAATTAACTTCCTCAAGATAAATAGTCTTTAGATTCGGGAAGTGAGCACCCTTGGGAAcatccaaaacaaaatcaaattccaTACACAGTTTCAAAGTAACCAATGTCCTGCAAGTAAATAGAACAGCCGGCCGAGTAGTGAACTTGCCTGGGGAGATGTTTAAATCAAGATGTTTAACCCCACGATGAACTGCAGCAGATATCCACGCGTTAAAACGGTCAGGATCAATCATTGCTCGACATTTGAGACGAAGTTAATCGATATTTGTCATATTATGAGTAATCAGCATTTTGTCCACAAGGCATCCGTAGCTATAAATGTCAATATGCCTGTAACTTGTATAAACCCGGCGCCACAAATCGCCTTCGAAATCAAAGTGGAGATTAGGAAGTAAAGCAAAAAGATATCTCCATCGGGTAGATAAAATAGAGGTCCTAATGACTTGTTTTGCAGAAAGGAATGACAGAATGtgaattaaaattgaatcatgtaaaccaCTAATCCTGTCTACATTCTCCATTTTCACTTGCTTAGCCATTCCAAGTTGAATAAGAAATAATTCTGTCTACAAGAAAGAAGACGGCAGAAACAGAAAAAAGATAAAGCCTAAcattagggttttctttttataGACTATTTTGATTAGGTTGAACGTACGGTGCTTTGAGTTTTAGTATgtagttttaattattaaattttatataaatttattgattgattATTAACTCGGTTGGTAACTAGTTGCCAATGTAAGAGAATATGGATTCGAGTGTGCTCAAGCGCATTATCTTCCTATATATGAGTTAGGcttttataaattattcaaaactttcgtaacaatttctataaataatataatttttatcataacttTAGAAAGTGATtgtttataaataagttatgattAACAAAACTATAagatttttattgaataaatatattattttataatatataacatgagCATATAAATAAGTTTTGTCCGTACTTCTAAAccataacttttataaataaatatattgtaatatttttataacatgtaaattagtttttataataaactttttaccataaatttagattattttaggatttaaataatataatttttataatataagagTTTTTTCACTATAATAATCTAAACACTCAtatcatccatgcttataatataatttttataatttgtataaaagTAGATTTGGGTGTAATTACCTGTAATTACTTCAATATCTCATCCTACctccaaaaatggaaattaagTATAATTGTGGTGTTCCAATTACACTCAATTCGGTGAGACACACTAATTACAATGATTACCCACATATGTCACTTTTgtgtaattacaaataattacatttaaatccAATTATTAAGTGATTTTCAAATACTAAATTAAGTAACGTACACTATTAGTAGTGGATGGGAAATTGGTGACTAATGtcaattattatttgtttattattattaacctATCGAGATTGTGGAAagatttactaaaattttatgattttatggttaattattattaactgATGTCATCGATgatgattataaaataaaatatattcgcATTAATAAGGGTGGGTTTGAATGAGTGATACATTTATctgcgattagtgtaaaaacagtgcTGATGGTGAAATTAGATACTGTAACGATATTATAGcttgagacaaaaaataagttaaacacatcgcaccgcacccaattatccatccaaacccaccctaagtgttgagtaaaatgataaaacatagttcaaatattaaagaaacattaatattagaaaaaataaatatcagcCTCAAATGTAAATCATAAATCTAACATATAATTAATACTTAACCTAGCAATTCTATAGAGTTTGAGATTGAAAGCGAGAGATGAAGATTAATGATGATATCCTctaaattcatgaaaaaaataGTATATCTTAAATTCAGTTTGACCAAGGAAGCAAAAACAGGAAGTGGTTCACAGCTTAAAAGAAGCTATGACAGTCACAAAAATTGCACTATCAGTAGATATTGCAACAAGCaacaagttttatatatagcagAAAAAAAGGCAAAAGAAACAAAGCTGAAGAGAAGTATGAGAGAATAAGTGAAGGAACATACATTAGAGATCCCTCTAAAAAGTGTTGTTGCATCAGCTTG from Gossypium raimondii isolate GPD5lz chromosome 1, ASM2569854v1, whole genome shotgun sequence harbors:
- the LOC105787198 gene encoding F-box/LRR-repeat protein At4g14096 — its product is MIDPDRFNAWISAAVHRGVKHLDLNISPGKFTTRPAVLFTCRTLVTLKLCMEFDFVLDVPKGAHFPNLKTIYLEEVNFLNDDSVKSLLSGCTSLEDLVIEKFLMSNISNFNISHHLLKRLTLLYTYQSDYGWITIDAPNLVYLEYDDELVAGYSLQNLQSLVKADIDISNSLEIDGSTFFRGICNVRSLILSDTSLELLLSCEPLPVFANLVKLKIHCSNDLRPYYDQWEKGLETLLSSLPELEKLEFNQEALISLPEKVPSCLLSKLKSIKISGFTDERDCIGKAKYFLKNGRALEKLTIRTALRYSEERKSKISKVLSASPWESKHFCIFIF